The sequence below is a genomic window from Actinomycetota bacterium.
ACGCAACCCACGCCCACCAGCGCCCCAAGATCGATCGCTACCGCCGCCACCTGTTCGCTGCCGTCTACGCTGCGTGGCTGGTGGACAAGGACGCGCGCCCCGGTGACCGGCGGGACGTGGAGCTGGAGACCACCGAGGTGGACTTTTTCGTCGGCCGGCAGTACGTGATCACCGTCCGGAA
It includes:
- a CDS encoding CorA family divalent cation transporter, translated to MIRTRVYQKGQLLAENCDPALISDYLALDDHVVWLDLVQPTSEELGLFKEEFGLHPLAIEDATHAHQRPKIDRYRRHLFAAVYAAWLVDKDARPGDRRDVELETTEVDFFVGRQYVITVR